In a genomic window of Arachnia rubra:
- a CDS encoding C40 family peptidase encodes MGHLTDKEVLMRIVQSQMSRRSILSTLVIGAPAMGVLGALNLAGATPAAASPSGADFLQMAESKTGCPFIWGEAGPSSFDCSGLVQWSLSQLRISFPRVSGEQINACLSAGLEEARATPGAIMYMPGHIGISCGDGTYCEARNYGYPVGIYNNDPGWTDGGLVPGLDYSGAPSDTGSSGGVASDGSLVVDGYWGSATTQKLQETLGLTADGLVPGQPESWKKQNPGLTTGWQWVSDSQAMGADVISKLQAKVGAAADGLIGPGTITAIQAHFGTTQDGVLSEQSSSIMALQKALNEGKF; translated from the coding sequence ATGGGTCATTTAACGGACAAGGAAGTGTTAATGAGAATCGTGCAATCGCAAATGTCCCGCAGGAGTATTCTATCCACTCTCGTCATTGGTGCTCCTGCGATGGGAGTCTTGGGAGCTCTCAACCTCGCTGGAGCGACTCCGGCTGCCGCATCGCCCTCAGGGGCAGATTTCCTCCAAATGGCGGAGAGTAAGACAGGATGCCCGTTCATCTGGGGTGAAGCTGGGCCGTCTAGCTTTGACTGCTCTGGGCTGGTCCAGTGGTCGCTTTCCCAGCTTCGGATCTCCTTCCCGCGCGTCTCTGGGGAACAGATCAATGCCTGTTTGAGCGCTGGGCTTGAAGAGGCCAGGGCCACTCCGGGAGCCATCATGTACATGCCTGGGCACATCGGGATTTCCTGTGGTGATGGAACTTACTGTGAGGCACGTAATTATGGCTATCCGGTAGGAATTTACAATAATGACCCAGGATGGACTGACGGTGGTCTTGTCCCGGGGCTCGATTACAGTGGTGCACCTAGTGATACTGGTAGCAGCGGCGGTGTTGCCTCGGATGGTTCTTTGGTCGTCGATGGTTACTGGGGGAGCGCGACCACCCAGAAACTCCAGGAGACGCTCGGGCTCACGGCTGATGGACTGGTTCCAGGCCAGCCCGAGTCATGGAAGAAACAGAACCCTGGTTTGACCACTGGATGGCAGTGGGTTTCCGACAGTCAGGCCATGGGGGCTGACGTGATCAGCAAACTGCAGGCGAAAGTCGGCGCTGCCGCTGATGGGCTGATCGGCCCAGGCACCATCACCGCCATACAGGCCCACTTCGGAACCACGCAGGACGGCGTTCTCTCAGAACAGTCCTCCTCGATCATGGCGCTGCAGAAGGCACTCAACGAGGGGAAGTTCTGA
- a CDS encoding peptidoglycan recognition protein family protein, with product MNLVTPRSAGHRVTRRAVLRSGSMLGLVGAGLPAVGTVPAHAADFADDFQQAVHYAPGRSLSSGEATKLTGIVIHWWGEPSGQSHQQVVDHLAGSNTIWSSAHYVVSGDRVTQLVSLDDTAFHAGVYDINAQSVGIECRPEMDDATVDRVRDLVTRLRSRYGALWLEPHKAFSSTDCPGTYMDKIPELKVLAAGSSSLPSTPKAESGQGILTVDGYWGSTTTRRLQELSATPVDGVVSGQNQAWKATNPGLVSGWEWVPSDAASGSAVIRAIQQRMGVAVDGLISPETIRAMQQHYGTTLDGTFPERSDCIKEMQKALNSGKF from the coding sequence ATGAATCTGGTCACACCGCGGTCCGCCGGCCACCGGGTGACTCGCCGTGCGGTCCTGCGATCCGGCTCGATGCTGGGACTGGTAGGAGCCGGGCTCCCGGCGGTGGGCACCGTCCCAGCGCATGCCGCGGATTTCGCGGACGACTTCCAGCAGGCTGTCCACTATGCGCCGGGACGCAGCCTCAGCTCCGGTGAGGCCACAAAGCTCACCGGGATCGTCATCCACTGGTGGGGTGAGCCCAGTGGCCAGTCACACCAGCAGGTCGTGGACCACCTGGCCGGGTCGAACACTATCTGGTCCTCCGCCCACTATGTGGTCAGCGGCGATCGGGTCACCCAGCTCGTCAGCCTGGATGACACTGCCTTCCACGCGGGTGTCTACGACATCAACGCCCAGAGCGTGGGCATTGAATGCCGGCCTGAGATGGATGACGCCACCGTGGACCGGGTCCGTGACCTGGTCACGAGGCTTCGCAGCCGCTACGGGGCGCTGTGGCTGGAGCCGCACAAGGCGTTCTCCTCGACCGACTGTCCGGGTACCTATATGGACAAGATCCCGGAGTTGAAGGTCCTGGCGGCCGGGTCCTCTTCCCTGCCGTCGACTCCCAAGGCCGAAAGCGGCCAGGGGATACTGACCGTGGACGGTTACTGGGGATCGACAACCACTCGGCGGCTGCAGGAGCTGTCCGCCACTCCCGTCGATGGGGTGGTCTCGGGCCAGAACCAAGCATGGAAGGCCACGAATCCGGGGCTGGTCAGCGGCTGGGAATGGGTACCCAGTGACGCCGCGTCGGGTTCGGCGGTGATTCGCGCAATTCAACAGAGAATGGGGGTGGCGGTGGATGGGCTGATCAGCCCAGAGACGATCCGAGCGATGCAACAGCATTACGGAACCACCCTGGATGGAACCTTTCCGGAGAGATCCGACTGCATCAAGGAGATGCAGAAGGCATTGAACTCCGGGAAGTTCTAG
- a CDS encoding NUDIX hydrolase, whose translation MLRAIIGTLGYVVRDGRVLLVHRQRHGDDHQGKWNGLGGKLEPGEDAVTCLKRELREEAGIEATSLRLRGTVSWPGFGSDGSDWFGLVFLVDDFDGTPPERNEDGPLRWVPVAEIGELPMWEGDRHFLPLVFDDGPQFHAVIPYRDGSVVAGGVAVTRSP comes from the coding sequence ATGCTCCGGGCCATCATCGGCACACTCGGCTATGTCGTGCGCGACGGCCGGGTGCTGCTCGTGCACCGGCAGCGCCACGGCGACGACCATCAGGGCAAGTGGAACGGCCTCGGCGGCAAGCTGGAGCCAGGCGAGGACGCCGTCACCTGCCTGAAGCGGGAACTCCGCGAGGAGGCTGGGATCGAGGCGACGTCGCTGCGGCTGCGGGGCACCGTCTCCTGGCCAGGGTTCGGGTCGGACGGAAGCGACTGGTTCGGCCTGGTGTTCCTCGTCGACGACTTCGACGGCACCCCGCCCGAGCGCAACGAGGACGGGCCGCTGCGCTGGGTGCCCGTGGCTGAGATCGGCGAGCTGCCCATGTGGGAGGGCGACCGTCACTTCCTGCCCCTGGTCTTCGACGACGGCCCCCAGTTCCACGCCGTCATCCCCTACCGCGACGGCTCAGTGGTGGCCGGCGGGGTCGCGGTCACGCGGAGTCCCTGA
- a CDS encoding branched-chain amino acid aminotransferase, with the protein MPLFELHRTDHPTPEAERAAIVADPVFGKFFADHMAVADYTEGMGWHDARIIPTGDWQLHPAAAVFHYGQEIFEGLKAYRHADGSVWLFRPERNATRFAASAERLEMAPLPQELFLAALDELVALEQAWVPLPDGERSMYLRPFEIANEPYLGVREAKNYRYGLIASPVGAYYPAPVKLWVTPNYTRAAPGGTGTAKCGGNYAASLAAANEAAAHGCGQVLYLDGAEHRWLEECGTMNFMMITAGGQLVTPALGSILDGITRDSLLTLAGEHGLEAVERPISIDELRDGIASGQVTETFACGTAAVITPITGFDSPEHGAQVVGDGEPGEKTGRLRAHLLDIQYGRAEDRHGWMHRVA; encoded by the coding sequence ATGCCACTGTTTGAACTTCACCGCACCGACCATCCGACGCCCGAGGCCGAGCGCGCCGCCATCGTGGCGGATCCGGTGTTCGGGAAGTTCTTCGCCGACCACATGGCCGTCGCCGACTACACCGAGGGCATGGGGTGGCATGACGCCCGCATCATCCCCACCGGCGACTGGCAGCTGCACCCGGCGGCTGCGGTGTTCCACTACGGCCAGGAGATCTTCGAGGGACTGAAGGCCTACCGTCACGCCGATGGGTCGGTGTGGCTGTTCCGTCCCGAGAGGAACGCGACGCGGTTCGCCGCTTCCGCGGAGCGGCTTGAGATGGCGCCGCTGCCCCAGGAGCTGTTCCTGGCCGCTCTCGACGAGCTGGTGGCCCTGGAGCAGGCCTGGGTCCCGCTGCCCGACGGCGAGCGCAGCATGTACCTGCGGCCTTTCGAGATCGCCAACGAGCCCTATCTCGGGGTACGTGAGGCCAAGAACTACCGCTACGGCCTGATCGCCTCGCCCGTGGGCGCCTACTATCCGGCCCCCGTGAAGCTGTGGGTCACGCCCAACTACACGCGGGCTGCTCCCGGCGGCACCGGCACCGCCAAGTGCGGCGGCAACTACGCCGCCAGTCTCGCGGCCGCCAACGAGGCCGCTGCCCATGGCTGCGGCCAGGTGCTCTACCTGGACGGCGCAGAGCACCGGTGGCTTGAGGAGTGCGGGACCATGAACTTCATGATGATCACGGCTGGCGGGCAGCTCGTCACACCCGCTCTCGGATCGATCCTGGACGGCATCACCCGCGACTCGCTGCTCACCCTCGCTGGCGAGCACGGGCTGGAGGCCGTCGAGCGTCCCATCTCCATCGACGAGCTGCGTGACGGGATTGCGTCGGGCCAGGTGACGGAGACCTTCGCCTGCGGCACGGCCGCCGTGATCACCCCGATCACCGGCTTCGACTCCCCCGAGCATGGGGCGCAGGTCGTGGGCGACGGGGAGCCCGGCGAGAAGACCGGCAGGCTGCGCGCTCACCTCCTCGACATCCAGTACGGCCGCGCCGAGGACCGGCACGGCTGGATGCATCGCGTGGCCTGA
- a CDS encoding MFS transporter, translating to MVKTGRLAWLVWVIGVFAYAAAIMQRTSLGVLGQQTSDHFGTSVSIISTFVMVQLATYAIAQTPVGVLVDRYGSRTVMICGSAVLVTAQTIMAFADVLPLAFGARILLGLGDACLYGSVLRLLPTWFSPSRVPVLSQLTGLLGQMGQVASAVFLLPLFNARGWLWTFLGAALVCVVAAGATALWVRDAPPGQTRPRPKEERLADLPRGIAAAWRHPATRLGFWVHFTSGFSVNVFAMIWGVKWLGQAQGLNEIDSAFLFNLTALGSIAFGPLLGWLTARHPLRRSNLALMVIGANMLAWLAVLLWPGRAPWALLVLLAIAISAGGPGTGVGFDYPRTLLPAYRLGAANGLVITGSFTGATLCLLVMSVFLSTTNPSGDYTPQQLNWAMALQLPFFLVGLAGIFITRHKLRTMMRPHGVIVPSWREVAQRIRNH from the coding sequence GTGGTGAAGACCGGACGACTGGCCTGGCTGGTCTGGGTCATCGGGGTTTTCGCCTACGCGGCCGCCATCATGCAGCGCACCAGCCTCGGAGTGCTGGGCCAGCAGACCTCGGACCATTTCGGGACCAGCGTCAGCATCATCTCCACCTTCGTCATGGTGCAGCTGGCGACCTACGCCATCGCGCAAACCCCCGTCGGTGTGCTGGTGGACCGCTACGGGTCGCGGACGGTAATGATCTGCGGATCGGCGGTGCTGGTGACAGCCCAGACGATCATGGCCTTCGCCGACGTCCTGCCCCTCGCGTTCGGCGCGCGGATCCTGCTCGGCCTGGGTGATGCCTGCCTGTACGGCTCGGTGCTGCGCCTGCTCCCAACCTGGTTCAGCCCGTCGCGAGTCCCGGTTCTGTCCCAGCTGACGGGTCTGTTGGGTCAGATGGGGCAAGTGGCGTCGGCGGTGTTCCTGCTGCCGCTGTTCAACGCCCGGGGCTGGCTGTGGACCTTCCTGGGCGCGGCCCTGGTCTGCGTCGTGGCAGCGGGGGCCACCGCACTGTGGGTCCGCGACGCCCCGCCAGGACAGACGCGGCCCCGGCCCAAGGAGGAGCGCCTGGCGGACCTGCCACGCGGGATCGCGGCGGCGTGGCGGCATCCAGCCACCCGGCTGGGCTTCTGGGTGCACTTCACCAGCGGGTTCAGCGTCAACGTGTTCGCCATGATCTGGGGAGTCAAGTGGCTGGGCCAGGCGCAGGGCCTGAACGAGATCGACTCCGCCTTCCTGTTCAACCTGACCGCCCTCGGGTCGATCGCCTTCGGGCCGCTGCTGGGCTGGCTGACGGCCCGGCATCCGCTGCGCCGCAGCAACCTGGCGCTGATGGTGATCGGAGCCAACATGCTGGCCTGGCTGGCGGTCCTGCTCTGGCCGGGCCGGGCGCCCTGGGCGCTGCTGGTGCTGCTGGCCATCGCGATCTCCGCGGGTGGCCCCGGCACCGGCGTCGGTTTCGACTACCCCCGGACTCTACTGCCCGCCTACCGGCTCGGCGCGGCGAATGGCCTGGTCATCACCGGATCCTTCACCGGCGCCACGCTGTGCCTGCTAGTCATGAGCGTCTTCCTGAGCACGACCAACCCGTCGGGCGACTACACCCCGCAGCAGCTCAACTGGGCCATGGCCCTGCAGCTGCCGTTCTTCCTGGTGGGGCTGGCGGGCATCTTCATCACCCGGCACAAACTACGCACGATGATGCGTCCCCACGGCGTGATCGTCCCCTCCTGGCGGGAGGTGGCCCAGCGGATCCGCAACCACTAA
- a CDS encoding ribose-phosphate diphosphokinase, which produces MKGIVVFSGSAHQKLADEICDHLEVPRSHVKISRFSNDCLQTQLLDNCRQRDVYIVQPLVPPTQEHLMELLLMVNAARGASAAQITAVIPHYAYARSDKKDASRISLGGRLVADLLVTAGVDRVLTMNLHAPQVHGFFSVPVDHLTALGVIADHYRGRDLSNHVVVSPDLGNAKQATLLARLLGLPVAAGNKQRLADDKVVISSIVGDVAGKKAIVLDDEIATGGSIVEIVSRLADHGCAEASIACTHGLFTGSAVERLTSATHISEVVSTNTVPAPANFPGLKTLSVASLFAEAIARIHSGNSVSTLFNGVDPAYAPPQDQEGLF; this is translated from the coding sequence TTGAAAGGCATCGTCGTCTTCTCCGGTTCCGCCCACCAGAAGCTGGCTGACGAGATCTGTGACCATCTGGAGGTTCCCCGCAGTCACGTGAAGATCTCCCGCTTCAGCAACGACTGCCTCCAGACGCAGCTGCTCGACAACTGCCGTCAGCGGGACGTCTATATCGTGCAGCCGCTGGTGCCCCCCACCCAGGAGCACCTCATGGAGCTGCTGCTGATGGTCAACGCGGCCCGCGGCGCCTCGGCGGCGCAGATCACAGCGGTGATCCCGCACTACGCCTACGCCCGCTCCGACAAGAAGGATGCCTCCCGCATCTCCCTGGGCGGGCGCCTGGTCGCCGACCTCCTGGTCACCGCAGGGGTCGACCGGGTGCTCACCATGAATCTTCATGCCCCGCAGGTCCATGGCTTCTTCTCCGTGCCCGTGGACCACCTCACCGCGCTCGGCGTGATCGCCGACCACTACCGCGGCCGCGACCTCAGCAACCACGTCGTCGTCTCCCCGGACCTCGGCAACGCTAAACAGGCGACGCTGCTGGCGCGGCTCCTCGGATTGCCGGTCGCCGCCGGCAACAAGCAGCGTCTCGCCGACGACAAGGTGGTGATTTCGTCGATAGTCGGCGACGTCGCGGGAAAGAAGGCCATCGTCCTGGACGACGAGATCGCCACGGGCGGCTCGATCGTCGAGATCGTCTCCCGGCTGGCTGACCACGGTTGCGCCGAGGCGTCGATCGCCTGCACCCATGGTCTGTTCACGGGTTCGGCTGTGGAGCGGCTCACCTCCGCCACCCACATTTCCGAGGTGGTCTCCACCAACACGGTTCCGGCCCCGGCCAACTTCCCAGGACTCAAGACGCTGAGCGTCGCATCGCTGTTCGCGGAGGCCATCGCCCGCATCCACAGCGGGAACTCCGTCTCGACGCTGTTCAACGGCGTCGACCCCGCCTATGCGCCGCCGCAGGACCAGGAGGGCCTGTTCTAG
- a CDS encoding type II toxin-antitoxin system Phd/YefM family antitoxin, whose amino-acid sequence MTIMAARELQDRTSDVLQRVAAGEMINISVQGEVVAELRPPARRRRAYLTHKELDQLFSRQIPDDHLAEDMEWIRV is encoded by the coding sequence ATGACCATTATGGCAGCACGGGAGCTACAGGATCGCACCAGCGACGTCCTTCAGCGGGTGGCTGCTGGGGAGATGATCAACATCTCTGTCCAGGGTGAGGTGGTCGCCGAGCTGCGCCCACCCGCCCGCCGGCGCCGTGCATACCTGACCCATAAGGAGCTGGACCAGCTCTTCTCTCGCCAGATCCCCGACGACCACTTGGCAGAGGACATGGAGTGGATCCGCGTCTGA
- the secA2 gene encoding accessory Sec system translocase SecA2 has protein sequence MPLTSVADRLRESMWRSANDKRLKRLKRVVDAMPATPPTDLTALDMGSDTSLAGFLAAVGEAAGRELGLPPFPNQYQAAAALLRGASIELATGEGKTLVGAMAAAGWALQGRHVHVLTANDYLAARDADWMGPLYRGFGLTCGAVQAGQDLPERQRAYGADVTYSSVAEAGFDLLRDRLATHPNRRTGARREVVLVDEADAVLLDEARVPLVLAADAEPHRDEHAVALAAYVRGLEAGEDYVVAPDRRTVNLTDAGLRRVEADHPGRDLFGTDSEFLVSLNLALHAHAVLERDIDYLVADGRVWLVSGSRGRVDRLQRWPDGLQLAVEAKEALGSAPGLQVLDQLVVAELVGGYEQLVGMSATMRAADEELESLYGVQTVVVPSHLPCRRDDQPTRLYATSDQRDAAVAALVGEASGDGRPVLVATQSVRESERIAGLLRAVGLDCVLLNARNATEEAAIISEAGSAGRITVSTQMAGRGTDVVLSKDAAAAGGLLVVGVGRFASARLDGQLRGRAGRQGDPGESVFLASLEDRLVTDNDPDHPQPASVDGDGQVEENRANRRVLGVIDHAQRVSDGDQRSLRWLSWRYGELLRVQRAHLAGVRDTCLEGPAALERLAGHAGEEIAELGERVGQDALEAAARLALVAAIDATWSAHLGHAAELREGIHLRALAREDPLSEFEKEMGAAYQGLAEQILDDAVATLLDAPVVDGRLDLESLETRIPSATWAYTVTDNELGSDLTRIGRSLRRLMSKD, from the coding sequence GTGCCCCTCACATCCGTCGCCGACCGTCTGCGCGAGTCCATGTGGCGTTCCGCCAACGACAAACGCCTCAAACGCCTCAAACGGGTCGTGGACGCCATGCCGGCCACCCCGCCGACCGATCTCACGGCCCTCGATATGGGCAGCGACACCAGCCTGGCCGGGTTCCTGGCCGCCGTCGGCGAGGCAGCCGGCCGGGAACTGGGGTTGCCGCCCTTCCCGAACCAGTACCAGGCGGCGGCCGCGCTGCTGCGGGGAGCGTCGATCGAGCTGGCGACGGGGGAGGGCAAGACCCTGGTCGGGGCGATGGCCGCCGCCGGCTGGGCGTTGCAGGGCCGTCACGTCCATGTCCTGACCGCCAACGACTACCTGGCCGCCCGCGACGCCGACTGGATGGGTCCGCTGTACCGCGGCTTCGGGCTGACCTGCGGCGCCGTGCAGGCCGGCCAGGACCTGCCGGAGCGGCAGCGCGCCTATGGCGCCGACGTCACCTACTCCTCGGTGGCCGAGGCCGGGTTCGATCTGCTGCGCGACCGCCTGGCCACGCACCCTAACCGCCGCACCGGGGCGCGACGCGAGGTGGTGCTCGTCGACGAGGCCGACGCGGTCCTGCTCGACGAGGCTCGCGTGCCCCTGGTCCTGGCCGCCGACGCCGAACCACACCGCGACGAGCACGCCGTGGCACTCGCCGCCTACGTGCGGGGCCTCGAGGCGGGCGAGGACTATGTCGTCGCGCCCGACCGGCGGACCGTCAACCTCACCGACGCCGGGCTGCGCCGGGTCGAGGCCGACCATCCCGGACGGGACCTGTTTGGCACCGACTCCGAGTTCCTGGTTTCCCTGAACTTGGCCCTCCACGCCCACGCCGTGCTGGAACGCGACATCGACTACCTCGTCGCTGACGGGCGCGTCTGGCTGGTCAGCGGGTCGCGGGGCCGGGTGGACCGGCTGCAGCGCTGGCCCGACGGGCTGCAGCTTGCCGTCGAGGCGAAGGAGGCTCTCGGCTCCGCCCCCGGGCTGCAGGTGCTGGACCAGCTCGTCGTCGCGGAACTGGTCGGCGGCTACGAACAGCTCGTCGGGATGAGCGCGACGATGCGCGCGGCCGACGAGGAGTTGGAGTCGCTGTACGGGGTGCAGACGGTGGTGGTGCCGTCGCATCTGCCCTGCCGTCGCGACGACCAGCCCACCCGGCTCTACGCCACCTCCGACCAGCGCGACGCGGCCGTCGCGGCCCTCGTGGGAGAGGCGAGCGGCGACGGCAGGCCAGTGCTGGTGGCCACCCAGAGCGTCCGCGAATCGGAGCGGATCGCGGGGCTGCTGCGCGCGGTCGGGCTCGACTGCGTCCTGCTCAACGCCCGGAACGCCACCGAGGAGGCCGCGATCATCTCGGAGGCCGGGAGCGCGGGCCGGATCACGGTCTCGACGCAGATGGCCGGGCGCGGCACCGACGTGGTGCTCTCCAAGGACGCGGCCGCCGCGGGCGGGCTGCTGGTGGTCGGGGTCGGGCGGTTCGCCAGCGCCCGCCTCGACGGGCAGCTGCGTGGCCGGGCCGGACGTCAGGGCGACCCCGGCGAGTCGGTGTTCCTCGCCAGCCTGGAAGACCGTCTCGTCACCGACAACGACCCCGACCATCCGCAGCCCGCCAGCGTGGATGGCGACGGCCAGGTCGAGGAGAACCGCGCCAACCGCCGCGTGCTGGGGGTCATCGACCATGCCCAGCGGGTCAGCGACGGCGACCAGCGCAGCCTCAGGTGGCTGTCCTGGCGCTATGGGGAGCTGCTGCGCGTGCAGCGCGCTCACCTGGCGGGGGTGCGGGACACCTGTCTGGAGGGTCCGGCGGCCCTGGAGCGCCTCGCCGGGCATGCCGGGGAGGAGATCGCGGAGCTGGGCGAGCGGGTCGGGCAGGACGCCCTAGAGGCGGCCGCGCGCCTGGCGCTGGTCGCTGCCATCGACGCTACCTGGAGTGCTCATCTCGGACATGCGGCCGAGCTGCGCGAGGGCATCCACCTGCGGGCACTGGCCCGGGAGGATCCGCTGTCCGAGTTCGAGAAGGAGATGGGCGCCGCCTACCAGGGGCTGGCTGAGCAGATCCTCGACGACGCCGTCGCCACCCTCCTGGACGCGCCGGTCGTCGACGGGAGACTGGACCTGGAATCCCTGGAGACCAGGATCCCGAGCGCCACCTGGGCATACACCGTCACCGACAACGAACTGGGCAGCGATCTCACCCGGATCGGACGCTCGCTGCGCCGCCTGATGTCGAAGGACTGA
- a CDS encoding MogA/MoaB family molybdenum cofactor biosynthesis protein: MLAAVITCSDRAVSGAYSDRSGPLLRQALDALGFETRDPRIVPDNLVMIRAAIREAVASGARVVLTTGGTGVGPRDVTVEATLDLLACELPGIMEAIRRHGAEKTPRALLSRGLAGVVECAGTRAIIINAPGSEGGASDTIEVAGPLLQHLVEQLDGADH; the protein is encoded by the coding sequence ATGTTGGCCGCAGTGATCACGTGTTCGGACCGAGCAGTCTCCGGGGCCTACTCCGACCGTTCCGGTCCGCTGTTGCGGCAGGCCCTGGACGCTTTGGGGTTCGAGACCCGCGACCCGCGGATCGTGCCTGACAATCTCGTCATGATTCGTGCCGCAATCCGGGAGGCCGTCGCTTCCGGGGCACGGGTGGTGCTCACCACCGGCGGCACGGGCGTCGGACCGCGCGACGTCACCGTCGAGGCCACCCTCGACCTGCTCGCCTGCGAACTGCCCGGAATCATGGAGGCCATTCGCCGTCACGGCGCCGAGAAAACCCCCCGCGCCCTGCTGTCGCGGGGCCTGGCGGGGGTGGTGGAGTGCGCCGGGACCCGCGCGATCATCATCAATGCGCCCGGTTCCGAGGGCGGCGCCTCCGACACCATCGAGGTCGCCGGCCCGCTGCTGCAACACCTCGTCGAACAGCTCGACGGCGCCGATCACTGA
- a CDS encoding DUF3039 domain-containing protein yields MQHDPTARPTLRLLAELLERWPDPYEKRAITEQRWDDVQPLSRLSHPILVKSRSLSEAEPVANRIIECSRDLRLMKVRASQWRAGVWFDPEGVQWVVAAGLAKGGHRDHEDFYQRLERQCDTERGRKALLPTDEDARLLKRETAARALTDWELAVQALAVDLLAGALHHECHRVVVPHPTKTIPLAEVELEFITGDGIEEFVLSFINNTRQGTHLAYVMERRLLISIAPPEQEWDLAGGIYSAMEESGHCARQIERLRDASRERRLLDSDRGHVAHRVHRRHIGDASVDGRAVRSLCGVYFVPLTDPDALPECEECAWRRKQFPPA; encoded by the coding sequence GTGCAGCACGACCCCACCGCCCGTCCCACCCTGAGGCTGCTCGCCGAACTCTTGGAGAGGTGGCCGGATCCTTACGAGAAGCGGGCGATCACCGAGCAAAGATGGGATGACGTTCAGCCCCTGTCCAGGCTTTCGCACCCGATCCTCGTGAAATCGCGCTCCCTGTCGGAGGCGGAGCCCGTAGCGAATCGCATCATTGAGTGTTCTCGCGATCTTCGGCTGATGAAGGTGCGCGCCAGTCAGTGGCGTGCCGGGGTGTGGTTCGATCCGGAGGGAGTGCAGTGGGTGGTGGCTGCTGGGCTCGCCAAGGGCGGGCACCGGGATCACGAGGATTTCTATCAGCGGCTGGAACGGCAATGTGACACGGAACGAGGACGAAAGGCGCTGCTTCCAACGGACGAAGACGCCCGATTACTGAAACGCGAGACTGCGGCTAGGGCCCTCACCGATTGGGAACTCGCGGTGCAGGCATTGGCCGTTGACTTGCTGGCGGGGGCGTTGCATCACGAGTGTCACCGTGTGGTGGTCCCGCATCCGACGAAGACCATTCCGTTGGCTGAGGTCGAACTGGAGTTCATCACCGGGGACGGTATCGAGGAGTTTGTGCTGAGTTTCATCAACAACACCCGACAGGGAACGCATCTCGCTTACGTCATGGAACGGCGTCTTCTGATCAGCATCGCGCCTCCTGAGCAGGAATGGGACCTTGCCGGGGGAATCTACTCGGCTATGGAGGAATCCGGACACTGTGCTCGTCAGATCGAACGGCTTCGTGACGCATCCCGGGAACGCCGGTTGCTGGATTCTGACCGTGGCCACGTGGCTCACCGCGTTCACCGCCGTCACATCGGCGATGCCAGCGTGGACGGGAGGGCGGTCCGTTCCCTGTGCGGGGTGTATTTCGTTCCCTTGACCGACCCCGATGCTCTTCCCGAGTGCGAGGAGTGCGCTTGGCGCCGCAAACAATTTCCGCCAGCGTGA
- a CDS encoding helix-turn-helix domain-containing protein encodes MVDVLEVEPSAVDEQTLAALSEFVDGLEESALRDLLLALTGSLESGGTVALLDVDTDYTPAQVAQRLRMSRTHLYKLLDSGQIPSHRVGRDRRVSGRDVVTFEKRRQEERRALAERFASAEAIRRGAVDELETEL; translated from the coding sequence GTGGTTGATGTTCTTGAAGTGGAGCCGTCCGCAGTCGACGAGCAAACACTCGCTGCGCTGTCCGAGTTCGTGGATGGCCTGGAGGAGAGCGCCCTGCGCGATCTTCTGCTCGCGCTCACCGGATCACTCGAATCCGGCGGCACCGTCGCCCTGCTCGACGTGGATACCGACTACACGCCCGCTCAAGTCGCGCAACGCCTGCGGATGAGCCGAACTCACCTGTACAAGCTCCTTGATTCCGGGCAGATCCCGTCCCATCGTGTCGGTCGTGACCGCCGTGTTTCCGGGCGTGATGTCGTCACCTTCGAGAAGCGTCGCCAAGAGGAGCGCCGCGCGCTCGCCGAACGTTTCGCCAGCGCCGAGGCCATTCGCCGCGGTGCCGTCGATGAGCTTGAGACAGAACTGTGA